Genomic segment of Danaus plexippus chromosome 5, MEX_DaPlex, whole genome shotgun sequence:
GGAAATGTTCAAACACTTGTAAGAAGCCAATATAagaatgttaaataaacatcagCTAGAAGCTATGGGATCTTGAttagtttattaatacataattctgcataatattaagaaagcaattttatttcaaatatcaaaagaaatattaaaactacactTGTAATATGTCACATCTTGTGAGCAGAATAAAACTaactcattaaataatttaacatttataactgtcattacaatacaataacattttataaagatattaaaatagttgatgaaaatttttaaataaaatatcgtaatataaatatcaaattaaacataacacGACTCGGACAACACTACGAACTACAACTAGAATTCAAGAAATGTACTCGccaatataaaagaaacataaaGCGGATTCTTGTAGCTCATGGCGTCGCTAAATTTCTCAATAAGCTAAAAATAAACGCGACCAAAATACTCCGACTACGATATCATAAGATAGAGAATTGtaaacgatataaaaaaaatttatagccATCCGACTTTACATGATTTCTGAACGGAAATAAATTCTTTGCTCgcttttttttagtattagtCGATGTTTCGAAACGCGTCGTAAATGTTTAACAGTTCAAGCATTCATTATATACTTGTGTGGTTTGATATGTTTCGCAATCGAAACAACTACTCTCATAAATAGAAATCAAAAAACAAATCtcgttttcttatttttttggaCTTGTTTCATCAATATAACAAATAGTTCCGCTTTAGTTTCCGCGCTATTTTATCCTGCTGCATTTTCTCTTGCACCTGCATGACCCCCTCCTGTGATCACCAGAATCCTGGACATAACATTAAGCCTCTACACAATactgaacaaaataataacacaatgATATCTACCATCGAATCAACTTCAAAAACTACCATTTTCTATGACTTACGATACTTTCAGAACAACAGATTGATCGACATAAGTCCTCTTTGTCAATCTTTTCCAGAATCGAATACATCtgttaaaaggattttttaacGTCTTAATCCGAGGaagacttatatatttaactgtatGTATGAGAGTACGATGAATACAACCTTCAGTTTAGTCTGATAGAGAACGGTTTTCAGTGCACGGAACACGAAATCTATAGCTCTCGCAGTGTTTCTCGCCAGTCTGAAATGTAATATGAGGAAGTTTTTTTAGACCTGGCCTattttatgtgtgtgtatttaaCTTAAGGTCATCCGACTCACCTAGTCCATAGGAAATAAACGTCGCAAAGAGAGCACTTTGTGCCTTGTCCTGCAGGATCTGTTTCACTATAATCACAGTAGTTACTCGGGTCGCCGAGGGGCATACActgcaatatataaaaaaaataagaatttcttCATTTAAGTGTACGTAAATATTGGAATATAATAAACGAGTATTACCAGAACAAAAACAGCTACTACAGCGAAAATCGATGCCTTCACTATTGATAACAATGAAAAGACACCCTCTGAAAAAACAGAACTAATGAAGTATACGGTAATCATCGTTCTGAGCCTTCAATGCACCTGCATGAGCTAATgtcatatgttattaaatagcaAAACGCTTCAGAAACGAATTTACTTTGACGAGAGCAAACGGCGATGGAATCCATCTTCATTAATTTCACAAACTTTACATTGCCAATAAATGACTTCTTCTTAAACGTAAGAAAAAACacgaaaaaatctattatgtaaatatacaaaaattttatacaacttaactttatgaatttaactacAATTAGAAAAGGTTTGTCAATATTGACATTAAGACTTGATGAAACATTTGTATTGTAAAGAGGATACATGTTATCAGGTTATTTATCACCCTCTGTACTTGATTAGTGGGATGTCGAAATAAGGAaagatatatgaaaatttaaatctatttttatttgtctttatcTTTGACGCGCGGACAGTGTCTCATACACACTTTGCCCTTCTCGACGCACTTCGAGCAATTTTTCGAAGACGAGAGGGATTCTCTTGATTCAGAAACAGGCTTCTGGTTGTCCGTGGGTAGCTTCGCTGCTATGTCGTGAGCTCCTGTGCTGGAGCGCAGTTCTATCTTCTTCAATTCATCTTCAGACTTTTTTCGGAAAGATATTGAAgatggttttatatttaataaatccttGTTGACTCTCAACGAATCTTTTCTCACAGCTGTAGAATTTGTAAAGTTGATGTTTTCGGCGGAGTCCAATTTTAAAGATGTCAGCTGGAACAGATTAAGTTATCACACTTCACGTTAATAACGTCACGGCTTTGAGcaagtttatattaagattgtAATATTAGACCCGGTTGTATTTGTTAATGGATTGCATACACAACATTACCCGTGACTGTCTCTGACACGCCACACCGCAGTTTACTATTTGTTCCAAGTGCGTCAACATATCCGTCGCCTACAACAGAAGAATCGACTCTTAAATAAATCGCACGCAGAATATTGTCAATCTGACTTTAAGCTCAAGCTGTGTCTCACCATGGTCACAAATTCACAGTAGTAAGAGGACATCAGATCTATTAattgagaatataaatttctaacgGGACTGCAAATGCTGTGAATGAAGGCGAGAAAAATTCATATTGGTTAGATTTGCACACAAAACATATGGATATAGAagtaacatattatttgaaacagaATTTGAATTGAAtcgaaattaataaacatactgATTTAGGAATTCCAGGaagtttgtattattaataaatgacgTATCACCGCAGTTAAATCTACACAGACGacgggatttttttttcaaactattattCAATGATCACTAAAGACAGCGGAATATTAGTATTACATGAGAATTTTCTCTAAAACCGAGCACGGGCAAGTATCGCAGACGCAAGCGCTGGGACCTGGACTGTCCCGGTCTAGTAGAGTGGACTCCTGGAACACGCCCTGCCTTAACCCGCTTAGACCACTGATGCCACTATACTCGCTCTGTCTGCAGGACAACCTGCAGTCCCCCGACCAGATCTGCTGTATAACTGACGCTGTCGCAGTGAACTCATCGTTGTGATTTACCTGTAACCATATATTGTAAGCAGGACTTAcgtgataataattatgtgtATTAATGCTTAGTATCTTACATAACAGTAAACGAGGAGAGCTAGCAAGATGGAGACGtaaatgtttacaaacatTTGTTCGTAGCCCTCGGGACAGCCTGCAAGgtgcattattttaaataaaataaacctttgcacacaaaatatgattaaatcatttcaacacacgttttgtaattaagtttaatccaaaaaaaatgtttgttgcaTACATAAAGTATCGCCACAATGAATGTGTATGATCTACACTGAAATTCTAAGGTTTGTTTTATACATCGAGGAGTGTTGGATCTGCTCGTCGGACTTTTCCTTACTAGAAACAACTataatacttacatattttaatatctcaatTTGTTACATTTCAAATTTTGAAACTATGTcgaagaattataatatatatatataaagttataataattttatttgaatacttttGTCTGGGTTACATATTTACAAGAAATTTGACAACACTTATGTCATTCTAACCAAACACAATAGTCTAAGGTATTGTGTTTATTAGGGACCGAAATTAAACCTATTTACGTATGCCAAAATCAACAAGTAggtaaaatatcaatatccAATTgtacttcatatatttaagatacatTATTGGGGTTCCTTTAGTCGttcttgtatataataatcattattctaatttaaaatgtttttacagaCACAGAGGGTGTGAGCAGCGGTTGTGAAGCGAGTGGTTTTAAAGATGAAATAGCAAGAGATTACGCTGCACTTCAAACGCGTCTGGGGAGAGAGTTTTCTGACAGACGAGGCAAATTATATGCaggtatataaatgtgtatacatatatatatatcatgaaaTACTATAGTAGGTGACGATTATGGGCGGGCATTCTATCTCATTGTTAAGAAAATGATTGCTAGACTAATTGATTCCAGCTCTTCAAGAAGgtcttttaaaatcattacttatttataattaataaactttcattaatatattagaaaaagaaTTTCTacctacaaaatattacattaaattaaaaaaaaagagaataaATTTCATGACACTATTTGCTTTTCCATGAAATTATTAGTTTGAGGTTTTAACAATAAAGTACATATTATTACCAAAAACTAGTTTCGTTATAAATATAGGAATAGAATGTctgtattatttgttatctgttcaatttattattgttatttcgtACAACTTGACATAATAATGTCTGAGGATTttgaaagtatatatttaaatgaaactatgatTTTCGAATGAGTTACGCTTTACGTTCATTCAGGTGTTTTTTTACTTGTTACCCGACGTTTCCATTACTTTACAACAACCGTGACGACGGACAGACGAAATAACTTGACGTATCGAAGATTAAGAAAaacattagtattataatgttgataatgtttacatttattaaatttgtgttgttttagaTTTACTAGGAAAGTTCCTAATTGTGACTTCAGACGAagctgtaaaattttattacattcctAAATTAATCCTCGAtcgtgtctcctccattctaTACGACACTTTCAGAATAtgctgtgcacgtctttgcacagATGAagactatatttaaaacaaccaaccaaccaataATCTTGATTGCagacataaaacaaatactgTAAATAATTGGAAATAACTAAGTTGTTTTGTCAATCAGCGATCAGGCCAGTTGCGACAGAAGAACAGCTATCTGCTGACTTCAGGAAGAAGTTGGCAGAATGGCAGCGAATGAAGGGAGTAAGACAACCACCGCCAGTTCCCGCCAGACAGGATCTCAGCGAGGACTTCCTAAAAAAATGgggtaattttttactttattagttaaaagacaacttattattaatgaataaaagtcTTAAAAATTGTCAGATAcccataaaaattaatttgaatacgTGAAACGACTGATCGTGTGTGACTTGCGAAGcttctttgttataatttgtctAACATTCAATAATTCAACGCCAATACCGCTTAAAATACACGTTCCTAGATTACCTCATTCCTTAGttacatttacttttatatagacGAATGGAAGCGCATGAAAGAAACGAATTCAGTACCCGCTTGGAAAGAAGAAGAGAAACCGGATGAAGTACTAGTACAAACTTCTACAGgattattcaaatttcatgGTATGAACCTTTTGTTAGTGATTGGTCAATTGGCATAAAACTcaacatttaatgttatatattgttgCTAGGAATATCCCGTTCTTTCACTCGAAAATTGCATGAATGGGAGAAATCTCGTGGTATCGCCCCTGAAGCTTCAACATCCGCCCTTCTCCGTGCTGCCCGCGCCAAAGTCACGCTACCAGCTCTGACTCGCACACAGTCTGACGGCAGTGTGGCTCCTTCTAACTCTGGCAGAGTACATGCATCTAGTCTTAGCGTAAATGATGTAGATGACTTCGACTCGGAATATGAGAGAGATCATTCTGTAAGTGTTTTTCTGAGTAAGTGATGTAAGGTTGATTGTATTAAAGACacatgtaacattttttataaattgattcgGACGAAATAAATGTAACCCCAAAATAGGGACCCTTAATCTGTCGAgcattataaattctatttctaAGGGTAACTAACTAAACGTGACCAATATTCAGTTGCATTGCACCGACTACGACAACACGCCTGCTCGGGAGGCTGTACTAGTAGAAGTGGAGGCTGAGGAGATCTGCACAGCCGCGCCTCTCGTAGCAGTTTCACCAAGACATACGCCTCAGAAGCCTATTTATACATACGGACGAGCGGAGGCAAGACATCTCTGTGAGACCAGTTCTGCCGTGACGGGAACTGCTGTCTTGCAGTCTAACGGTGCTGGTAAGggatttaaaatcaaattatattctgAGAAAttcgtttcatattattttaataaagaaaactattCATCAGTTATAGAATTTTCGCAGTTGTATTTTCAGAATCCCCAAATTTGAAGCAGTCACCGTCTAAAGAATATTCCTCTATGAAAATAAAGACCTCTCGAGATCAGGTAGCGCaatgtgtttataatttttttgtattcgatgttttaaattttatattatttttttatttcagttaataATGCAAGAAAAATCACATAAATCCAAAATAATACGACAAGCTAGTATTGAAGAAGACGCTAAATTCATCAGAAAAACTATTGAAGAAATAGAACGAGGCAGTTCCAACCGCTACAAACAAGAATCTGTAATCACTGTCgatgaaacaaatttactgAAAGATGCTGCCACTCCGTCGACGAGTAGAATATGTAGCTTGAGAACCATTAAACAAGATAACTTGAAAGACTTCAAGAACGAGAAGGATAGTAACGAGGAAGCAAAGGAAGAAAGCAAACGCAAAGAAGCCGATAAGAGTAACGGTAAGAAAAAATCCAAGTCGAGAGCCAGGCTGGAAAGAGAACAGTCGAAACCATCTGAAAGTGATACAGAGCCTGAAGTAGATACAGTAACTGTTGAAATTCCTCGCAGAAGAAAAAGACCTCGTCGACCATCCGAGAAGCCCAGAACCCCTCCAGCTTCTCTACATTCAGATTCCGATGGagaggtaaataaaatattgcatattATAACACCTTGTGAGCAATTATTTAgtcgattatttttttaggtatTTGTCTTAAAACTAAAAACCCCGGATCAGCGAGATATATGCCCTGAAGTTATTGTAAAAACAACAAGGAAAATTTTTTCTCCCGTTGTGCGTAGCGGAGAATCGGTCCCTCGGGCTGTAATACCGGTGGATGTTGAAGATCTGGATGAAGTTAGATCACCGGGACCGTCTAAAAACAAAAGCGAGTCACGCAGTCCATCAGACCAGAAATTAAACGTAGAAACAAAAGTCAgtagaaaatcaaaaaaacCACTTCATCTTCAGGAAGAGGAACAAAGGCCTCGGAGTCGGCCCCCACTCCCACTGTCACCACCATCCCAACGTAAACCTCCTCCGAAAGAAACTTCTCCGTCCATACGCATAATGATACAacgatacaataaaaaaattaatgaggAAGGTTTGTACTCAGGTGTAGATCATATTAACAAATCGAATAAAAACAGTCATAAGTAATCAGTTAATTTTTTAGGGCCTCTCTCAGGCGCCAGCAGTGGCGCTTCTTCACCGGCTTGGCGTTCACCCAAATCTGAACGAAGACGGCCTCCTGATATGCCAATAGGTGTTAACATTAGgtaaatttcaaagaaaatcataaatcAGACATTCCTTTTCATTATAACAGGTAAACGTTCGTTATTTGTTTAGAAACAACCCATTTCTAGAGAGGGAAGTTCAAAAATCAGCTAGCGCCTGTCAACTTACAAGGCGAGACCAGACATCAGCGGAGAAAAGTCTGTCTCCAACATGTCAAACACATGAAGGAGTACTGAAATCCCATAGCGCCAATACCTTACATCCCGAAAAATCTGGGAGCGAAGAAGTACCGACGAACATTGAAGACAGTCAAGAGACAATACGGAACACAACCACCAGCTCGGACACAATTGTACCAAATAAAGCTGCAAATAACGCAACCTCAGAAGGAAGTACAGAAATTGAAGTAGCCGTCTTGAGAAAACAATCGGAATCAGTACTACCCTGTATATCACGATTCGTGGCACAGAATCCCTGTTATTTTGAACGATCACTATCAACCGTCGAAACCTCCAGTCCGTCGCGAGAAGCTGAGGAATTGGTTGCTAGATTATCAGAAAGAGCCGAACGAATAAGAGTAGCGAGAGAAAGGTTTCTTTCCTCCACCAGTCCTATGAGAAGGGAAGGTACGAGTTCTGCCAGTGATTTACGGCCCGCTGATCGGTGAGTAAAAACTTTCAACATTCAACATGCTTTTAAGAGAATTGTGTCAAGAGCAGTATTTATGTCGGAGATGATAgtcataactaaataaaaattatagctcGAGTCGTATGAGTGAGGGGTCTAATGTGGAAAGTCAGCCGCCAGCGGAGCTTGGTCGAAGCGCCTCAACTGGTATGGTCAACGTGGAAAGAGAGACGTGGCAGAGAATTGCAGAAGGTTTGATTCATATTTAAGAAACGTTGCTCTAAGAAAAACCTTATATCTCTTGTTTACTTGttttaaagtgttttgttACGTATTTCTTGTTATCCAATTTGAagtgttacatatatatttccagCTCCTCGCAGAGAGCGTCCCAAATCTCGCTTCAGTCTGTCTCGCCTGGCTGCCAAATTACGTCGTAAAGAGGAGAGCGCTGTGTCTCGGTTGTGTCGACAGAGTCTCCTCGTCCAGTTGAGGAAACAATAAACGGATTATGTaactaaacaaaacaaaactgttttattttattacttgttttgcctcttatgtttatttcaattccTGTTGCTCACGATCagtctattataatattttttattgcaactCTGTTTGCTGTCGTCTTTGTATAACACAAATATCATCAATACCTACAATGTCCCATGTCAATagattacatattttgttaaaaattatattttaacataggTTACTTATTTGATAaccgaaaaaaatatctactcaagtatatatttcaaataaaagtagaGAGTAGAACTATTAAAGATTGCATATATAGATcctcatatataatatattacagtattaatattactgtaaagagaatgagaaaaaatatagcattaaaaatgttattgtgaGGTAACTGAAGAGTTCTTCTGTTACTTTGTTTACTGCACTTGAGGTTATTACGGTTACACTTGTCTTTATGTGATTTATCCATCTAGAAAGACCAATATTTTGCATCATATTATACTACTCATTAGCATTGTCCTAGTACATACAAGTcaagtaattaaaaagtatcttATGTATAGACGTGTCGCGGTAAGCGAGGAGTCAACAAGATGTGACCAAGACATCACCCAAAAGAATTTAAAGCTGgaagtaaaattttagtaagAAATCACGACGTAAGATGTATcggatgtatattttttagtatctTTTAATACAAACCTTTGTTAATAGGTTCCTACCTATTTTATTAGACGTTTGTGACATCACCAAagatatcttaattattttaaccaaTAGAACCGATAATGGGTTGCAGTTTTTGACcattgcaatatttttctgatatgtaggtcaattttattataaaactttgtcCTTTgcggaaattaaaaatacttatttataaggaGTAAATTTATCATCACTATGTACCTGCCTATTGCTGTGCAAAGGCTTCTTCTCTCACGGAGAAGGTAAGGTAAGGTGGCATTATTTACCACGTTGCATCTTTTccaacttataatttgaaattattaacctAGGGCTCCTCACGATGTGTTCCTTCACCCTCAGTCAGTGGTGTATGATACTTTTAGAAAacacatataattttgaaataatcacTATGGTAGATACTTGCCAGGTTCGAATCTGCGCTCTCATTCATGAGAGGCGCCCCTTAACATCTAGGTCACCACGATTTAGATTTGTAGATTAAtagaaaagtataaaaaataagaaattaattacattaaatgataaataactaatatttttaagtcataTGTTGTAGAGACAACCGAGTCAGCGGgtcttttgatttttattcccGTTTGCaagaatttatgttatatagaaGGATAAGACTCAAAAATATCCTTTTGTTCAATAAAAGACATCGTAAGCTTCGTCTCGGTTGGCATCACCACACTACACTAcagataattttcattaaaaaatcctCACACATTATTCCTAGTAACATAGATTATTtatgagaaacgggaaacgcttcgtttGTCCCGTGTCGTAGATTGACagctgtttaaatattttttctttaatgtacATTAGcaagtacattttaattttaaaaataaataagccgTGATGGAGTAAGGGTCTGAGGCACTCCAAGGGAAGTCGTCCGTTACACGGGTGTCATAAATGAAAACGCGACTCAGCATTTATtctcaaatttaatatcattttcgTTTGACAATACCGCGGCAACACACCGACAACCACATTCAATACGATTGGTAACAATAATTACCATATCAAAACGTCAAGTGGAACTagtaataagtttattatcaaaacactactgtaattattaataagactCGAGAGAACACTTACAAACAACTTTAATGGGTAATTTGGTTGAGGTAGATTTTATCGTACGTCGACTCTTACACTATACGACCTTGGGAACACTGTCGCATCTCTGACCTTGACTTTACTCACACTCGAAATGAAACGTTGGAAACACATTCGCCTGTCCTTAAATCTTTACTCGAACTTTGCTGACTGGTCCTTGGATGTTTATCATTTTGTCaaacttttaactttttcGTGACTATCGATGCGAGTGTTCCCAAAAatcatgttaatattaaatcttataataaaatgatagcaaattaaaatattccgtTCGTTAGTGTGTCGATACAATCTCATTAATAAGGCCACGATTATGCGATACATCATAAAGTGatcatttattatgataacacGAAGGCGGATGacgaaatgtataaaatattataaaaaaaattaaagtctcCTAATACTATTGTTTGTATTCTTAACGATTTGaatcgaaatattttaattcctgACCGAGCGGCCGCGCTCCCCGGCGGCTCGGTCGCCCACACGCCACGTCAGTGTAGACCGCTCCCTACCTCGGATCCGTGCGAAGGTGACTCACAATAACAATATCCGATATAATATCAACGAAGCTTCCTTCATAATCTTTTAACTCTATAACAGTGTTTAGACATCAGTGATTCTTACAAACTACATCATTCTCCAAGTCACCCTCGAGGCCGAGCTTCGCGCTCCAACCGAACAGAACCGAACGAAACGAGAGCGGAGAATGAGGAAGACGGAAACTGCGGCGAACAAAAcgaactataaataaatatataaactagacCAGAACGGCAACTCGGACGTTTCACTAAGTACATAGTTCCCAAGAACCGAACCTAATCCACGAAACAGAAAGCGGTAGAGATCCGCACGCGGCGGGACGAGACGCGGAACCGAACACAAGCTCTCAGGAAGGGCAGGTAacgttatattcatattatttacaccatgtataaaatctattcgtaaaattcaatatatacatgAAACAACTGTGTCTGTGCTCATGTCGGCATAACAGGAACTAAAATCTGGTAGGAAAACTATTGCAGCTATTGGAATGTGTTGAGGTTGCTACGGGTTAAACGTAACCCACTAATGGAATGgaaaaattaactaataagTCGTTCCGAAAGGAAACCGGTAGATGGCGCCGACCGACACCACTACTCATTTtgtgaatacaaaaaaacacttaatacTATTGAACCACGGAATAAACCTTTGAAATTACTTCTCcatgaaaacattaaatgaaaatcttataatttattttaaaagg
This window contains:
- the LOC133320324 gene encoding uncharacterized protein LOC133320324, giving the protein MFVNIYVSILLALLVYCYVNHNDEFTATASVIQQIWSGDCRLSCRQSEYSGISGLSGLRQGVFQESTLLDRDSPGPSACVCDTCPCSVLEKILIICSPVRNLYSQLIDLMSSYYCEFVTMATDMLTHLEQIVNCGVACQRQSRLTSLKLDSAENINFTNSTAVRKDSLRVNKDLLNIKPSSISFRKKSEDELKKIELRSSTGAHDIAAKLPTDNQKPVSESRESLSSSKNCSKCVEKGKVCMRHCPRVKDKDK
- the LOC116769102 gene encoding microtubule-associated protein futsch isoform X2, with product MTSSKESNDVIVNLEEDKSVTPSRKEQKELSELPPIGTSLHKRRRGEPPATLSVKNPQTPSDAEGSSPCTAGPTPEDTWTTPDGDTTDPEALCESMLQRLKDKDDPLSKRGKDLASRTKDTLESLDQLEKLLELLDQFVSLKEQNARLLKRLRDVNHLKRLHSAHKRIDQENEKLKDETKELELINEALDAELECEYGQAIFDSMVSGGRSMKRTGSKWKGHTRFGGSLLRKQRSRSAGGDESDVCPGTPLRRRSDGIFCKEVDKSKVSNWTRVKAAFKWEKAQWPASTLGGAAAVAAGAMVGAVALAGSTPGTLPNPDPRDSASLTPGSAISLTPNSSCEELRMESGTCRRSGVRSDDQDNIYLQAPMQDDSSTSPSPNKLHKSPWVKMRDIIQTHRESVKKKTRGPKGSPDVVPARRRSFSDGADSDAPPALTLTIPSSEELESEGSHPVLRKQRSLELGARPPQHRTPRDSKWTRVKRAFLTSASASVPSSPNRHSAFFTDGDTEGVSSGCEASGFKDEIARDYAALQTRLGREFSDRRGKLYAAIRPVATEEQLSADFRKKLAEWQRMKGVRQPPPVPARQDLSEDFLKKWDEWKRMKETNSVPAWKEEEKPDEVLVQTSTGLFKFHGISRSFTRKLHEWEKSRGIAPEASTSALLRAARAKVTLPALTRTQSDGSVAPSNSGRVHASSLSVNDVDDFDSEYERDHSLHCTDYDNTPAREAVLVEVEAEEICTAAPLVAVSPRHTPQKPIYTYGRAEARHLCETSSAVTGTAVLQSNGAESPNLKQSPSKEYSSMKIKTSRDQLIMQEKSHKSKIIRQASIEEDAKFIRKTIEEIERGSSNRYKQESVITVDETNLLKDAATPSTSRICSLRTIKQDNLKDFKNEKDSNEEAKEESKRKEADKSNGKKKSKSRARLEREQSKPSESDTEPEVDTVTVEIPRRRKRPRRPSEKPRTPPASLHSDSDGEVFVLKLKTPDQRDICPEVIVKTTRKIFSPVVRSGESVPRAVIPVDVEDLDEVRSPGPSKNKSESRSPSDQKLNVETKVSRKSKKPLHLQEEEQRPRSRPPLPLSPPSQRKPPPKETSPSIRIMIQRYNKKINEEGPLSGASSGASSPAWRSPKSERRRPPDMPIGVNIRNNPFLEREVQKSASACQLTRRDQTSAEKSLSPTCQTHEGVLKSHSANTLHPEKSGSEEVPTNIEDSQETIRNTTTSSDTIVPNKAANNATSEGSTEIEVAVLRKQSESVLPCISRFVAQNPCYFERSLSTVETSSPSREAEELVARLSERAERIRVARERFLSSTSPMRREGTSSASDLRPADRSSRMSEGSNVESQPPAELGRSASTGMVNVERETWQRIAEAPRRERPKSRFSLSRLAAKLRRKEESAVSRLCRQSLLVQLRKQ
- the LOC116769102 gene encoding microtubule-associated protein futsch isoform X1 is translated as MTSSKESNDVIVNLEEDKSVTPSRKEQKELSELPPIGTSLHKRRRGEPPATLSVKNPQTPSDAEGSSPCTAGPTPEDTWTTPDGDTTDPEALCESMLQRLKDKDDPLSKRGKDLASRTKDTLESLDQLEKLLELLDQFVSLKEQNARLLKRLRDVNHLKRLHSAHKRIDQENEKLKDETKELELINEALDAELECEYGQAIFDSMVSGGRSMKRTGSKWKGHTRFGGSLLRKQRSRSAGGDESDVCPGTPLRRRSDGIFCKEVDKSKVSNWTRVKAAFKWEKAQWPASTLGGAAAVAAGAMVGAVALAGSTPGTLPNPDPRDSASLTPGSAISLTPNSSCEELRMESGTCRRSGVRSDDQDNIYLQAPMQDDSSTSPSPNKLHKSPWVKMRDIIQTHRESVKKKTRGPKGSPDVVPARRRSFSDGADSDAPPALTLTIPSSEELESEGSHPVLRKQRSLELGARPPQHRTPRDSKWTRVKRAFLTSASASVPSSPNRHSAFFTDGDTEGVSSGCEASGFKDEIARDYAALQTRLGREFSDRRGKLYAAIRPVATEEQLSADFRKKLAEWQRMKGVRQPPPVPARQDLSEDFLKKWDEWKRMKETNSVPAWKEEEKPDEVLVQTSTGLFKFHGISRSFTRKLHEWEKSRGIAPEASTSALLRAARAKVTLPALTRTQSDGSVAPSNSGRVHASSLSVNDVDDFDSEYERDHSLHCTDYDNTPAREAVLVEVEAEEICTAAPLVAVSPRHTPQKPIYTYGRAEARHLCETSSAVTGTAVLQSNGAVVFSESPNLKQSPSKEYSSMKIKTSRDQLIMQEKSHKSKIIRQASIEEDAKFIRKTIEEIERGSSNRYKQESVITVDETNLLKDAATPSTSRICSLRTIKQDNLKDFKNEKDSNEEAKEESKRKEADKSNGKKKSKSRARLEREQSKPSESDTEPEVDTVTVEIPRRRKRPRRPSEKPRTPPASLHSDSDGEVFVLKLKTPDQRDICPEVIVKTTRKIFSPVVRSGESVPRAVIPVDVEDLDEVRSPGPSKNKSESRSPSDQKLNVETKVSRKSKKPLHLQEEEQRPRSRPPLPLSPPSQRKPPPKETSPSIRIMIQRYNKKINEEGPLSGASSGASSPAWRSPKSERRRPPDMPIGVNIRNNPFLEREVQKSASACQLTRRDQTSAEKSLSPTCQTHEGVLKSHSANTLHPEKSGSEEVPTNIEDSQETIRNTTTSSDTIVPNKAANNATSEGSTEIEVAVLRKQSESVLPCISRFVAQNPCYFERSLSTVETSSPSREAEELVARLSERAERIRVARERFLSSTSPMRREGTSSASDLRPADRSSRMSEGSNVESQPPAELGRSASTGMVNVERETWQRIAEAPRRERPKSRFSLSRLAAKLRRKEESAVSRLCRQSLLVQLRKQ